The following is a genomic window from Armatimonadota bacterium.
ACACAGTGCGTCGCCACGTTCTACAAGCACAACCTCGGCGCTCCGCCCTACTACAACGGGGCGATTGACGTGCTGTCGTGCGACGCGGTTCATGCCGTGGACGCCCTGCGCTGGATGGGCGGCGAGGTCGTGTGCGCCGCGAGCGACGTCCGCGCCATCCATTGCGAGTACGAGAACAGCTTCAATGCGCTGCTCAGCTTCGAGAGCGGATGCACGGGAGTTCTGCTCACCAACTGGGCCGCCGGCAAGCGCGTCCATACGCTGGAGATGCACGGCAAGGGCATCTCGACCTTCGTGGATACCGACGAGAAAGCGGTGATCTACCAGGACAACCAGGAGGAAGGGGAGGAGGTCTGGAGCCGCGATATCGTCGGCAGCGAGGAGCCCCACAAGACGCGCGGTTTCCTCCAGGAGAACCGCCACTTCATTGACTGCGTGAAGGAGGGGCGCCTGCCGCTGACGCACTTCGGCGACGCGGTGCGGACCATGGAACTCGTAGATCTGATCTACGAGTCGCGGATGCTCTAAGCCCGGCGGGCCTGCGCCGCGGTGGGGACGCGACCGGATTTGAGCGTGTCGCGGCTTGGGCCATCTCTCGCCGCGCTTATGCCTACTGCGGAGGCTCGTCCTCTCCCGCCTCGCGTTCCGCCGCCGCTTCCTCCGCGCAAGCGGCCTGGGCGCTCGCGGCGGGATGCGCCCAGGGGTAGTACACCTCGTCGTAGAGCACCTTGAGGCAGGCCACCGTCGGCACCGCGACGATGGCGCCGAACAAGTGGAACAACGTGCCCAGCGCGATGAATCCGAAGATGATGGAGACCGGGTGGAGCTGCAACTGCCGGCTCATGATGTACGGCACGAGGAAGGTGTTCTCCAACTGCTGCACCACGATGAACAGCACCAGCACCCCGAGGCCTTTGAGCGGATCCAGCGCGAGCGCCACCAGAATCGGCGGCACCGCGGACAGCACGGGGCCGATCGTCGGCACCGCCTCGAGCACCCCGGCGAGCACCCCGAACAGCACCGCGTAGGGCACGCCGAGGATTGACAGCCCGGCTCCGACCGCCACGCCGATGATGCTGCCCAGTATGACCAGCCCGCGCAGCCACGCGCGGATGCGGTCGGTGAGCATCGCGCCAATCTCTAATGCGCGGCCGGACCACGGCTCGGGAACGAGCCCGATGATGCCTTTGATCAGCGGCTGCGGGTTCACCAGCATGAACACGATGGTGATGAGCAGCAGGATTGCGACAACCAAGCCGCTCGCGACGTCCACCGCGAGCGACCACCCGCTGGCAAGCCAGTCGCGCGCCCGCTTCGTCACCTCGCCCGAAACATCTACCTCGGCGATGCGCTCCTGAATCCACGGGTAGCGCTGTGTCACCTCCTCGAGGCGGGGCCGCAAGTCGTTCCAGTAGCTGGGGATGTTGTCTATGAGATCCGCGGTCTGGCGCGTGAGCGGCGGGACGAAGATGCCGAGCAGCACGGTCACCGCGGCGACGATCAGCACGAGCACGCCGATGACGGCCACGATGCGCGGTACGCGCCGCTTTGCGAGCCAGTTGACGGGATGGCTCATCGCCAGCGCGACGAGCGCGGCGATGATGAAGAGCTGGATAGGCAGCCACAGGAGCCACACCGTGGCGATAATGAGCAGTAGCGCGAAAACGAGGATGACCACGGCTGCGGCCGGGGTTATTCGTCGTGGTTGCGGAGCGATTTCCACGGCGCTCACCTTTCCGCGCCCGCGCATGCGGCGACCGCCAGATTGTATCCGGCCCGCGCCGCGCTGTCAATTGACAGCGCGCCCCATCTGGCAGACCTGGAAGCACTGTGGCTGCGGCCGCCGGTGGCACGGTCTGTCGCCGGACGTTCCGCCGACCGATTGCACTCCCGCGGCAAATCTGCTATCATACCAGTGCTTTCTGGCCTCTGAAATATCGCAGTTTGCCGAAGCATTCGCAGCCATTTTCGAAGCACAGGAGCAGGCCATGAAGAGTCGCAGCGTGCGCGCCCAGCTCGCACGCGCGCAGCCCAGAGTCGCCCCCATCGCCGGCGAGCACCGCCGCAGGCGCATCCGCCACGAGGTCATCGGCCTCGGACTGCTCGCCGTGGGGCTGATTATCGCCTTCAGCACGTTCTTCAGCGCGGGCTTCCTCGCGCGGTATCTGCGCTACGCCCTGTGCTTTCTCGTCGGCGACCTCGGGGCGCTCATCGTTGCCATCGGCCTGCTGGTGAGCGGCACCGTGCTCATCGCCCAGCGCCACCGGCCGCCGCTGCGCTCCACTGCCATCAGCCTCGTCGTGCTCTTCGCCGTCCTGCTCGGCCTCTACCAGCTTCCGGCTGCGGGCGAGGGATTGTTCGGTCGCGACATGACCGGCGAGCCGGGCGGCCTCATCGGCGTCGTGCTGGCGGAGATTCTGAAGCCTACGCTGGGCGCGGTGCTCGGCGCTATCGTGCTCGTCCTGACCGGCATCGCTGCGCTCGCCATATTGGTTGATCGGCCGTTGGCGACGCTGGCGACCGTCGTTGGCTCGGGCATCGCCTCCGGCGCACTGGCGACCGTGCGGGCGGTTCGCGAGCTGCGACAAAGAAAGCAGCCCGCCCCCGCGCGACGCGAGCGTCCCGCCCGTGCGCTGCCACGGGCGATCAGGGAAGAGAAGCCGGCCGCGCTGGAGGCACGTCCTACGCCGCCGAAGCCGGCGCCCAAGCCCGCCGCGCTGCCCGAACCTCGGCTGAAGCCCGAGCCCCAAGCGAAGACGGCGAAGCCGACCGACGACCAGTTGAGCCTGGCCGATGAAGGCGTGAGCGAGCCGCCCAGGTCTTCGGACTACAAGCTGCCCGCGACGAGCTTGCTCTCCGAGGTCGAGAGCAACCCGGCGCGGGATGATGTGTCGGACAACATCGAGCTGGTGGAGAGTACGCTGCGCAGCTTCGGCATCGATGCCAAGGTCATCGAAATCGAGCGCGGGCCGCGCGTGACGCGCTACGAGATTCAGCCACCGGCGGGGGTGCGCGTGAGCCGCATCACGAATCTCGCCGACGATCTCGCGCTCGCCCTCGCCGCGCTCGACGTTCGCGTCGAAGCGCCCGTGCCCGGCAAGGGCGTGATCGGCATCGAGGTGCCGAACGCCGAGGTCGTCTTCGTCAACGTCAAGGAGATCCTCGAATCGCCGGAGATGAAGGATAACCCGTCGCCCCTCGCCTTCGCCCTGGGCAAGGACATCTCCGGGCATTGCCGGGTCGCCGACCTCCAGCGCATGCCGCACTTGCTTATCGCCGGCGCCACCAATACCGGCAAGAGCGTGTGCCTCAACTCCATGATCGCGAGCATCCTCTTCCGCGCTCGTCCCGATGAAGTCAAGTTCCTCATGGTGGATCCCAAGCGCGTCGAGCTGAGCCTCTTCGCGGGCATCCCGCACCTCGTCGCGCCCGTCGCGCATGGTGCGAAGGAGGCCGCCGGGCTTCTGCGCTGGGCTATCCGCGAGATGGAAACCCGCTACCAGCGCTTCAGCGATCTGGGCGTGCGCAACATCGTCAGCTACAACGAGCTGGCGGCCGTCGAGGAAGGACTCGGGTCGATGTATTACCTCGTCATCGTGATTGACGAGCTGGCGGATCTCATGATGCAGGCCGCCACCGAGTTTGAGTCCTCCATCTGCCGCCTGGCGCAACTCGCTCGCGCCACTGGCATTCACCTGGTCGTCGCGACCCAGCGCCCGTCGGTCAACGTCATCACCGGCACCATCAAGGCCAACATCTCGTCGCGCGTCGCCTTCGCGGTCGCGTCGCAGGTAGACTCGCGCACTATCCTCGACATCAACGGCGCCGAGCGCCTCGACGGCAGCGGCGACATGCTCTTCTACCCCATGGACGCGACCAAGCCAACGCGCATCCAGGGCGCCTATCTCAGCGAGCGCGACATCGGCGTCATCGTCGAGTACCTCAAGCGCCAGGGCAAGCCCGAGTTTCTCGCCGAGCCGTTGATTGCGACGACCAAAGGCGGCATCGGGGGCGAGGACGCGGTAGATG
Proteins encoded in this region:
- a CDS encoding Gfo/Idh/MocA family oxidoreductase, with protein sequence MMDKVKVAFIGAGGMANWAHYPSLAEMPDVEMVGICDLDEERLRTTADKYGIEGQFRDYNEMIDKTSPDAVYIIMPPHHLFDLVIDCLGRKLNVFIEKPPGVSSEQTRNMARAAEKNGCLTMVAFNRRFIPAACAAKERVEARGDMTQCVATFYKHNLGAPPYYNGAIDVLSCDAVHAVDALRWMGGEVVCAASDVRAIHCEYENSFNALLSFESGCTGVLLTNWAAGKRVHTLEMHGKGISTFVDTDEKAVIYQDNQEEGEEVWSRDIVGSEEPHKTRGFLQENRHFIDCVKEGRLPLTHFGDAVRTMELVDLIYESRML
- a CDS encoding AI-2E family transporter, with amino-acid sequence MEIAPQPRRITPAAAVVILVFALLLIIATVWLLWLPIQLFIIAALVALAMSHPVNWLAKRRVPRIVAVIGVLVLIVAAVTVLLGIFVPPLTRQTADLIDNIPSYWNDLRPRLEEVTQRYPWIQERIAEVDVSGEVTKRARDWLASGWSLAVDVASGLVVAILLLITIVFMLVNPQPLIKGIIGLVPEPWSGRALEIGAMLTDRIRAWLRGLVILGSIIGVAVGAGLSILGVPYAVLFGVLAGVLEAVPTIGPVLSAVPPILVALALDPLKGLGVLVLFIVVQQLENTFLVPYIMSRQLQLHPVSIIFGFIALGTLFHLFGAIVAVPTVACLKVLYDEVYYPWAHPAASAQAACAEEAAAEREAGEDEPPQ
- a CDS encoding DNA translocase FtsK, with amino-acid sequence MKSRSVRAQLARAQPRVAPIAGEHRRRRIRHEVIGLGLLAVGLIIAFSTFFSAGFLARYLRYALCFLVGDLGALIVAIGLLVSGTVLIAQRHRPPLRSTAISLVVLFAVLLGLYQLPAAGEGLFGRDMTGEPGGLIGVVLAEILKPTLGAVLGAIVLVLTGIAALAILVDRPLATLATVVGSGIASGALATVRAVRELRQRKQPAPARRERPARALPRAIREEKPAALEARPTPPKPAPKPAALPEPRLKPEPQAKTAKPTDDQLSLADEGVSEPPRSSDYKLPATSLLSEVESNPARDDVSDNIELVESTLRSFGIDAKVIEIERGPRVTRYEIQPPAGVRVSRITNLADDLALALAALDVRVEAPVPGKGVIGIEVPNAEVVFVNVKEILESPEMKDNPSPLAFALGKDISGHCRVADLQRMPHLLIAGATNTGKSVCLNSMIASILFRARPDEVKFLMVDPKRVELSLFAGIPHLVAPVAHGAKEAAGLLRWAIREMETRYQRFSDLGVRNIVSYNELAAVEEGLGSMYYLVIVIDELADLMMQAATEFESSICRLAQLARATGIHLVVATQRPSVNVITGTIKANISSRVAFAVASQVDSRTILDINGAERLDGSGDMLFYPMDATKPTRIQGAYLSERDIGVIVEYLKRQGKPEFLAEPLIATTKGGIGGEDAVDDEMFEKALDFVLSTKYASASMLQRKLRIGYTRAARLVDMMEERGYVGPADGSRPREVYSVPLSRGGVAVQEAGDEPALDAVAADAEGAADDAPDFDAEGDT